The Sphingobacterium lactis sequence ATATGGTCAGCGCGGTTCAGAAGGTGCTGTCGTAATCACGACCAGAAGAGGTAAAGTGAGCGAAGGAATCGGGGTTGAGGTTAACCAAGCAACTTCATTCGAGAATGTTTATGGCCTTCCAAAGTACCAAAATGAGTACGGTGGTGGTTATAACAAGACTTGGCAGATTTTCGAGTACGATCCAGCAAGACATCCGGAATACTTGAAACAGATGGATGGCGTGAAATACTATAACTACGGTGCCGATGAGAGCTGGGGTCCACGCATGGATGGAACAATGCACGCACCTTGGTACTCATGGGATCCTACGCACCCTAAATTTGGTCAGTTGGCTCCATTCGACCCACAACCAGACAACGTGAAGAACTTCTTCGAAACAGGTTCGACATTGAACACGAACGTAGCTATCAGCAAAGCAGCTGACAATTACAATACGCGTGTTTCCTACACGAATCTTTCCCGTCATGGGGTGATGCCGAACACCAAGCAGAATAAACACTTCTTAGGTGCAAGTGCAGGTGTGGATCTTTCCGACAAACTAACGGTTTCAACGAACCTGAACTTTATCTACGAAGACCGTTTCAATACACCGATCGACGGGTATTCCTCTGGCCCGCAAAGTTCATTTAATCAGTGGTTTGCACGTAACATCAACATGGACGACCTACGTGATTACCAACGTCCGGATGGAACGTACAGAAGCTGGAACATGACTTCGCCTACGAACTCCAATCCAGCATACTGGAACAACCCATTCGTGGAAATGTACAAGAATATTCGTGGTAACTTGAACCGCACATTTTACGGTAATGTGACAGCTAGCTATAAATTCAATGAGGAATGGAAGGCAACAGCTGTAGCCCGTGGTAACTTCGCAGGTTCTGATCAACACTCCCGCATCGCATCAAGAACTTTGAGCGTAGCTGAATACTACCAGTATCAAAGAACAGCACAGGAAACCAATTTCGTGGGTAGTATTGACTACACCAAGCAGTTGGAAGATTTCAACATCAGTGCTGCTATCTATGGAGAAACAAGAAACAACAAGATTCGCTATACAGAAGGTCGTACGCAGGGTGGTCTAGCCGTTCCTGATCTGTATACCCTTTCGGCATCCAAAAACAGACCGCTTACCAATTCATATGTGTCGGATTACAAAGTGAACTCTTTGTTCGGATATGTGACATTGGGTTACAGAGATTTCTTGTTCTTGGAAGGTAACTTGCGTAACGACTGGTCTTCCAGCTTGCCTGATGGACAGAACTCCTACCTATATGGTGGTGTTTCAGGATCCTTCATCTTCACCGAATTCTTGAAAACTGATTGGTTAAGCTACGGTAAGGTGCGTGCATCCTTTGCGAAAGTAGGTACGGATACAGATCCATACCGCGTGATGCAGACGTACTTGTTGAATTCCCCTTATGGATCTAATCCATTATTGACCGTTCCTAACCAAATTCCTAACGCAGCATTGAAGCCTACACTTTCAACTTCCATTGAGGTGGGTACTGAATTGCGTTTCTTGAACGATCGTTTGACTTTCGATTACAACTACTATACACGTTCGGCGAAAGATCAGATCATTCCAATGACGATCACTGGTGCGACCGGTTATTCAACACAATTGATCAATGCAGGTCAGATCGACAACTGGGGGCATGAATTCTCCCTTGGTGGTACGCCAGTTAGAAATGATAATGTGACCTGGACCATGAGTGCCAATATCGGTATCAATAGAAATGAGGTTGTTGAATTGTACGAAGATCCAGAAACAGGCATGCGCGTAAGCAACTTACGTGTGACGGTTGATGGTACACAAAGTAACTTCGGTTTCGTAGGTGCGCCAATCATTTCCCTGAATGCACGCGAAGGTGAAACTTTCGGTATGTTGACAGGTTCCGGTTACACCAGAAATGAAAAAGGTGAAAAAGTGGTAGGTGCCGATGGTTATTATATCCCTTCTGCAAGTGATGTGGATTTAGGTACCATCCTTCCAGACTTTACCGGTGGTTTCACGACAAACGTGAATTACAAAGGATTTAATGCAGGATTCTCCCTGGATTTCCAAAAAGGTGGTAAATACATGTCCATTTCATCGATGTTCGGTTCCGGTTCCGGTCTATTCGAAGAGACTGCCGGTCTAAATGATAAAGGTAATCCAAAGCGTGACCCTGTTGAAGACGGTGGTGGTGTTGTATTGGAAGGTGTGAAGGAAGACGGTACGCCGAATGATATCTATGTAGATGTTCAGGAACTTTACAGAGATAAACTAAATTCCGGTAGTATTTGGGAACACTGGGTGTACGATGCATCGTACGTGAAGTTGAGAGAGGTGAGCATCGGTTATACTTTCCCGGATAGAATCTTCGGAAAAACTCCTTTCAAGAAAGTATCCCTTAACCTGATTGCACAAAACCCTTGGTTAATCTATGCTAAGAACAAAAACTTCGATCCATCTATCCTGGAAGGATCTTGGTTTGAAGGTGGACAGTTGCCAAACGTTAGATCATTTGGTTTCAACTTGAGATTTAGCTTATAATATTGAAACATATGAAAAGGAA is a genomic window containing:
- a CDS encoding SusC/RagA family TonB-linked outer membrane protein, coding for MSGRVTSSSDGAPLSGVSVAVVGTSVATQTDGEGGYSLAVPENATLNFSYVGYDSQRIPVGTQTTINVALVANSESLEEVVVTALGVQRTRKSLGYSVQQVKGDDLTQAKQVDLNTALAGKVSGVQIRSGSGAKFGTSSLRIRGVNNLTGGNPIYVVDGVITSPELVNNDDVENLTVLKGPAATALYGQRGSEGAVVITTRRGKVSEGIGVEVNQATSFENVYGLPKYQNEYGGGYNKTWQIFEYDPARHPEYLKQMDGVKYYNYGADESWGPRMDGTMHAPWYSWDPTHPKFGQLAPFDPQPDNVKNFFETGSTLNTNVAISKAADNYNTRVSYTNLSRHGVMPNTKQNKHFLGASAGVDLSDKLTVSTNLNFIYEDRFNTPIDGYSSGPQSSFNQWFARNINMDDLRDYQRPDGTYRSWNMTSPTNSNPAYWNNPFVEMYKNIRGNLNRTFYGNVTASYKFNEEWKATAVARGNFAGSDQHSRIASRTLSVAEYYQYQRTAQETNFVGSIDYTKQLEDFNISAAIYGETRNNKIRYTEGRTQGGLAVPDLYTLSASKNRPLTNSYVSDYKVNSLFGYVTLGYRDFLFLEGNLRNDWSSSLPDGQNSYLYGGVSGSFIFTEFLKTDWLSYGKVRASFAKVGTDTDPYRVMQTYLLNSPYGSNPLLTVPNQIPNAALKPTLSTSIEVGTELRFLNDRLTFDYNYYTRSAKDQIIPMTITGATGYSTQLINAGQIDNWGHEFSLGGTPVRNDNVTWTMSANIGINRNEVVELYEDPETGMRVSNLRVTVDGTQSNFGFVGAPIISLNAREGETFGMLTGSGYTRNEKGEKVVGADGYYIPSASDVDLGTILPDFTGGFTTNVNYKGFNAGFSLDFQKGGKYMSISSMFGSGSGLFEETAGLNDKGNPKRDPVEDGGGVVLEGVKEDGTPNDIYVDVQELYRDKLNSGSIWEHWVYDASYVKLREVSIGYTFPDRIFGKTPFKKVSLNLIAQNPWLIYAKNKNFDPSILEGSWFEGGQLPNVRSFGFNLRFSL